The Planctomycetaceae bacterium genome contains the following window.
GCCGGTGACGCGATCAGGATCGACTTCAGCGGCAGGTCCAGTGTTTCCATACCGTTGCGGACGTCGATGATCCGCAGGTGTTCATCACATCCTGACACGAATGTCAGGTTACCCGACAGTGCCGGTGAGCAATTGATGCGGTCATTCGTCTGGAACTTCCAGACCTCTTCGCCCTGCTTCGTCAGGCAGTACAGAAAGCTGTCGTGAGACGCCAGCAGCAGTTCATTTTCGTACGGCGTGACTCCGCCGGCGATTTCTCCGCCGGTTTCAAACTTCCACATGCCGCGGCCGTCGGTTCGACTGACGGCGTGCAGCGTTCCGTCTTCGTCTCCCGCATAGACCGCATCAGCCGTGACCAGAGGTGCCGCCTTGAATCCCGGCGCGAACGCTTTTTCGTCCGGATTCTCGATCGAACGGTACTTCCAGAGTTCGCGGCCGGTATCGCGGTGAAAGCAGTGCAGATAGCCTCGCAGCGCGGGAGCGTAGACGTGTTCGCCGGCGATCGCACAGGTGGCGACCCAGCCGTCGCGGGAAACGACTTCCCATTTCAACTTTGGGTTGTCGGTCAATTTGGTGTTTGCGATTCCCCGCTGCTGCGGACCGTTGCGGAACGATGACCACGCTGACGCCGCCGGAGTTGTCAAAGCGGGCGGATCGTCAGCTCCGATTCGCGGCGTCGCAACGGC
Protein-coding sequences here:
- a CDS encoding PQQ-binding-like beta-propeller repeat protein — encoded protein: MSMSRRDALITITSASLTAVATPRIGADDPPALTTPAASAWSSFRNGPQQRGIANTKLTDNPKLKWEVVSRDGWVATCAIAGEHVYAPALRGYLHCFHRDTGRELWKYRSIENPDEKAFAPGFKAAPLVTADAVYAGDEDGTLHAVSRTDGRGMWKFETGGEIAGGVTPYENELLLASHDSFLYCLTKQGEEVWKFQTNDRINCSPALSGNLTFVSGCDEHLRIIDVRNGMETLDLPLKSILIASPAIVGDMLYVGTHNGDVLAVNCRTGEIAWRYTGDRPMPYYASAAVTDDLVMVGSHDKLMHAIDRRTGEGRWTFSTNARIESSAAVVDNRLFFGSADRNLYGVSIDDGSEVWKFSAGKAITAGVAIGEGCLVVGEDDQNGRLRCFG